The following DNA comes from Malania oleifera isolate guangnan ecotype guangnan chromosome 12, ASM2987363v1, whole genome shotgun sequence.
TTCTCGAAGTTCAAACACATGTTTCAATTCTTACTCAGCTATTAAacgtaggatttccgtttctcattgttaaattcAATTCGTGTTAGGATTCatagtttaaattgcatgttcttttaattcgtcaaaagaaatctcaaacatcccgaAAAACCCGAATCCGAACTGTGTTCAGTGAccttttttcttcttattttctgttggaattacgtaaaatttggaattaaactgcattccttgaggagacgatctgacccttaTGCTAAGTATTACACGggtgaactcctatacttggaataactttcgaactgctcatttttcgagtgagtcatcccactaacccccccccccctcatataaaaaccaatttttttcccattttttcatGCTTCTTCTATCTCATTCTCTCTGATTTCTCTCTTCATGTCTCTTCTCTCACACTCCtattcttctctccttctctctttttcctcacatcttcttcttcttcctcctccttttATATGcttttctcttattttctctcACTCTCCTGTTCTTTTCTCCATCTCTCTTACACATCTCGCatcttctcttctttctccaTCTCTCTGCTTCTCTCTCATTTTATCTCACTCTCCTGTTCTTTTCTCCATCTCTTCTCTATTTCCTGTTCTTTATTTTTcactatgtttttttttaatggatCTCACATTCTCAATtgttccttttattattatttttatttgcagATCTATACCAGAGGGAGGGAAAATCATGGATGAGAAGCATCCAACCTTCCATAGACAAAGATAAGTTTCTtgccctttttatttttttcaaaatttcttacAATTTCCCCGAATTTCCATCATTTTCTCCTGAACCAAATAGGGCTTAACCTAAAGTCTGTGTGCATAAGGGTTTGTTTTAAGTCCTGTGTGGCTTAGGGGTTTGGGTGTAGTTTATTGATTTAAAACAAGATTTAGGCTTATGCCCATTGTTGGGCTTGTATATTTAAATGGATTTGGGCTTAGGCCCACTGTTGGAATTGTATTTTCTTAAATGGATATGGGCTCAGGTCCATTGTTCACTTTTAAATAGTTCTGGGCTCAAACCCACTGTTGGGTTTTTATTTAAGCTTCAATGGATCAAGTCCAAACTAGACCTGGGTTCCTTGTCTTTGGATCCATTAACCAAATAAGTCGAGTTGGGTTAACCCAACTTATTGGATTGGGTCAATGGATTCAGTTTAATGGATCAGATCCACTAGTTGGATCCGAATTTAGATAATTTTTAGCATAATTTCTTCATTGAATTGAAAATAAAACACAAAAAATGTAAAGCCAACCTTTAGTCTTTAGCTCTTCCAAATTCTGCTTGCAACTTTCACTCTAAATTTTGATCTTTAGAACCTCTGAATTCAATCATTTTCTCCAAATAGTTTGCTCGAGCTTTCAATTAGAATTTGCTTTTATTTTCTCATTGAAAATACTTGAATGTGGGGGTTTCTATTACAGTTAACAGTTAGTTTTTTAGTtggttagtttttttttttccttccgttatactctttcttttttctttctctcttcttttctattttcttcctctttttttctCTAGTTATAAATACAAAGTTCTTCATATTGTAATCAGTGTGGAATAAGAGAAAAACATTAATTTCTTGCTTGAGTCTTCAACTTCTGTTCTTaattcatggtatcagagcaagaacATTGAGAAGGTCCACTGCCATGTACACTTCATCTGTTTCAATCAATAATACGAGTGAGGAAAGTAATCCATACCACTTATAGAGTGGTGATTCACCAGGTGCAATGTTGGTTTCAAATGTCTTTACTAGGGAGAATTAATACCATACATGGAGCAAATCCATGATGATGGCTTTGAAGGCAAAGAACAAAATTGGGTTTGTGAATGGAACAATAGCTTGACCAGCTTCAACAGATGCTTCGAATGCTCTGTGGGAAAGATGTAATAATATGGTATCTTCTTAGATCATTAACTCAGTGTCAAGAGAAATTGGGGCCAACATCATTTGCTCCCAAACTTTCAAGGATATGTGGAAAGATCTTAAGAACATATTCACACAAGGAAATGGCCCAAGAATTTTTCAACTTCAGAAAGATTTATCAATGCTAATTCAAGAAAATATGTCGGTAAGAGATTATTATATGAAGTTCAAGTCATTATGGGATGAATTTGTTGATTACAATCAATTTCCCACTTGTTCTTGTGGTATACTAAGAACTTGCACTTGTGATGCTATTCAGTAATTTCTGAAATACCAAGATAGACAACATGTCATTCAATTCTTAATGGGATTGAATGAATGTTTTTCTTATGTTAGAGGGCAGATCTTGATGATGGAACCTCTACCAGAAATAAATAAAGTGTTTTCTTTAATAGTTCAAGAAGAAAAACAGAGAGAACTTAGTAGAACTGGAGTAATTGATACTGTTGCCTTCATGAGTAAAATGCAAGATACGAATTCATTAGGCCACaaatatgtttatggaaatcaGCAGCAAAGGAAAGCAAGGTTGTTTTGTACTCATTGTGGGTTGAATAATCACACGGTtgataaatgttacaaaataCATGGCTATCCTCCAGGTTTTAAATTTACCAACTATCGATGGAAAGGAAAGTCTTCATCAGCAAACCAAGTCATAAGCCAACCTCCTGATACAACTCTTGAGTCTCATAATCAATTACCTTTCTATCAGGAGGACTGTTAAAAATTGTTAGCCTTAATCCACTCACAATCTAATGAAAACATCACTCATCAAGTAGCCAGTATTGTTTTTAACATTCCTTTACAAAATACCCAAGGTATGATACTTTCTAGCTTTTCTTCAAGTTGTTCAACATCTTCTTCAACATTTCAGAATAATTGGATTGTAGACACTAGTGCTACAAATCACATTATTCATTCTATTGATATCTTTACTTCCATAACAAAGTCTTTAAATACCCTTGTTATGCTCCCAAATGGCAAAAATGTACCAGTTACTCACCTTGGCACAATCAAGTTATCTGAAAGCCTAATTCTCAAATATGTACTTTGTGTACCATCTTTCTCACATAATCTGCTCTTGGTTAGCAAACTTATTTCAACCCAGAAATGCACTTTTGTTTTCTTACCTGATGTTTGTTTTATTTAGGAATTTTCCCCATGGAGGATGATTGGGATTACTAGAAAGATTGCTGGGCTATACATCTTGCAACAACCAGGTCTTTATGCTGCCGGGCTtccattaaatttaaaaatagtgAACTCTATTATAAATTCTAAAATCTGGCATGGTAGATTAGGACATCCTTATATGTCTTGATTGTATTTCCTTTCAAAGAATGTATCCGATAGCATTTTTTCAGAAAAACTTGGTGGTCATTGTACAGTTTGTCCTCTAGCTAAACAGAAAAGGCTTCCTTTTGAGATTCATTCATACAATAAAAGTTATTCTTTCATTCTTGTTCATGCTGATATATAGGGACCTTTTTCTGTTCCAACTCATAATGGTTCTAGATACTTTCTTACCTTAGTGGATGATCATTCCAGATTTACTTGGATCTACTTAATGAAACAAAatctgaagttcaaaattttttaattgtCTTTTACAATCTGGTTGAAACAcagtttgagaaaaaaataaaatgtgtcAGATCTAACAATGGTCTAGAGTTcaaaatgacaattttttttaattcaaaaaggaATTTTACATTAAGTGTCATGTGTAGGAACACCTCAACAAAGTTCTATAGTTGAGAGAAAACATCAACATCTATTAAATGTAGCAAGAGCTTTAAAATTTCAATCAAACATACCTTTGATTTTTTGGGGAGAATGTATACTTACAGCATCATACCTCATTAATATAATTCCatctttaattttgaataataaaaCTCCACATGAAGTATTATACAATTTAGTTTCAATATATCATCGTTTAAAAGTCTTTGGATGTTTATGTTATGCATCAACCCTTACCAAAAATAGATCTAAATTTTCCTCCAGAGCAAGAAAATGTATTTTTATAGGATATCCATTTGGTATAAAGGGCTACAAGCTTTATGATTTGGAACAACAAACAATTTTTGTTTCAAGAGACGTAACATTTCATGAAACAATATTCCCCTTTTCATCTCATTTAAATACATTCTCTATGTTTGCCCATTCATCTCAGTTATATACCACTTCAGAAAAATCTATTCCAATTCTTCCTAAACGAGTTTCAAATTACAATACCCCTATACTCTATCTTGAACCATTGCAATCAGACCTTCCTCCTAAACCATTGCAATCATACattcctctttctgatttagttATTCCACCTAATACATTTTTACCTTTAACTGATAAAAACCACTTTCCACCTTTGAGAAGATCAACTCAACAACATAAAAAGCCTGGTTATCTGCAATCCTACCATTGCAATTTAGCTGTTTCTGCTTCTCAATCATCTTCCAGGGATCATGCTCCTAATTCAGGTATTAAATTTAGCATTTCTGAAGTTCTTTCTTTCTCCAATTTATCTGCATCACATAAAGCTTTTTCTATTGCAATTTCTTCTGATTTAGAACCTTCTTTTTATCACCAAGATGTCCAATATGCTCATTGGAGAGTTGCTATAACTGCAGAGTTATGTGCATTAGAAATGAATGACACTGGGGTTCTCACAACATTACCACCTAATAAATATCCTATAGGTTGTAAGTGGgtctataaaataaaatacaattatgATGGTTCAATAGAGAGACAAAAGGCAAGACTTGTTGCTAAAGGGTACACCCAAATGGAAGgcttatattttttttgagaCTTTCTCACCTGTTGCAAAGATGGTTACTGAGCGGTGTGTATACGTCACTTGCTGCAATACATGATTGACATATTTTTCATCTAGATATCAATAATGCATTCTTATATGGAGATCTAGATGAAGAAGTTTTTAAGAAGCCTCCTCTAGGTTATCTTAGCAAGGGGGAAAAATGAGTATGTAAATTGAAAAAATCTTTATATGGCTTGAAGCAaacttcaagaaaatggaattgcaAATTTACCTCTATATTGTTTCAAATGGGTTTTTCTCAATCAATGGCTGACTATTTATTGTTTACTAAGATAGAAGGTGGTTCTTTTATTGTCCTGTTagtgtatgtcgatgatatacTACTTGCTAGTGCTGATATGGATGCGCTTGAAAATGTTAAACGATCTCTGAATGCCAAGTTTAAGTTGAAGGATTTGGGGCCAGCAAAATTCTTTCTTGGTATGGAAATAGCTCGTTCCCGGAAGGGCATCGCTTTGTCTCAAAGAAAATATTGTTTGGAGCTTATTTTAGATTCTGATTTACTTGTTGCTAAACTAGTTCTATTTCCTATGAAAACTCATGATAAGTTATCTAAATATGATGGTGACTTAGTAGATGATATTTCAGCTTACAAAAGATTAATTGGTAGATTATTATACTTGACTCACACCAGATTTGACATTACTTTTGTAGTCCACCACCTTAGTCAATTCATAGATAGTCCTCGAATGCCCCACTTACAAGCTACTATGAGAATCTTGCGATATCTACAATCTGCTCCTGGACAAGGATTATTTTTTCCATCTTCTTCAAAGGTTCACATCAAGGCTTTTTCAGATTCAGACTGGGCTAGCTGCTTAGATACTCAATGATCAATAAGTGGCTATTGTATTTTCATTGGGCATTCTCTTGTCTCATGGAAGTCTAAGAAGCAACACACAATATCACGTTCTTCAGCAGAGGCTGAATATCAATCAATGACATTCACAATTTGTGCAATTATCTAGATCAAAGCCTTACTTACTGACTTGCATCAACAACATTCTCAACCAGTTCTTTTATTTTGTGACAATCAAGCAACTCTTCACATAGTAGCCAATCTAGTCTACCATGAATGCACTAAACATATTGAAATAGACTGCCATTTGGTGTGTGAGAAATTACAAGAAGGTCTGATCACTACTTTGCATGTCTCTTCAACTCATCAAGTTGCAGAATAAATGACCAGGCCTTTGGGTTATAAGCCATTTGCAGCACTATTATCCAAGATGAATGTGCATACTATATACACATCATCTTGAGGGGGACTATTACAGTTAACAGTTAGTTTTTAGTTAGTTGGTTAGtttgtttttttgtatttttgtttgtttttttttcctattcTTCTATTAtactctttcttttttctttctcttcttttctgttttcttcctcttttttctCTGGTTATAAATACAAAGTTCTTCAGATTGTAATCAGTGTAGAATAAGAGAAAAACATTTCTTGCTTGAGTCTTCTTCTATTTCAGTGTCTACACAAGCAATTGCTCCATTGAAACAAATTGCTCAAAATTCTCTAATAAACCACTATGTTTTTCGAAAATTAGtcattaaaaattttattgttcCTTTCTTTCCATAATTCTCAAGAGACTATTGCCAATAAAGACAACTTGAGGATTCTTCACTAACCTTTGAATTGTGTATTGCTCCAAGAAAAAGCCTGGGTCGTAAATGTAAAAGGCAGAGAAACATCCAAATTTCTCTATATATTGAAGCCACAATGAGGCAGTAGACAATTGGTGGTTTCCTTATGCTATTTACAAATTACGCACATACTCCCAGAGGCCCATCCTTTTCTTTGTAGATTTTTATAGGCGAGGACATTATCTAATGAGGCCGATCAAAGGAAACACGAAACTTTCAGAAGGATCATCTGGTTCCTAACTATCTTATGCTTAATCCTCTCGTGAGGCCAAAGAGGAAGCATCTTCTTTAAGATGACAATGTGAAGGGACTTTAATAGAGAAGCTTGAGCCTTTGAATGACAGCCAACAATTGTAATCTGTTCGTGGAGGCCAAACTAATCCTAAAAACTACTAGGGTTTgaggaaaattttatttttgctaGGCAAAAGGCTTGAGGACAATCAAAGACACATCACATGCTCTCATCCATATAGAGAAGGGGGGTAGATGGAAAGAGCTGTGCACTCAAGTGTGAGCAACGGGAGTTTAACACCAGGTAGATGCACTCTGGAGCCAGCGGTAACTGTGGATGGTGAGTTACAGTAAGCCAGCAATGACCGTGGTTGGTAAAGGAGTTGTGTTTCGAGGGTTGGGTTGGCGGTACATCTAACCTGGCTATGAGAAGACTGTGACCGCTTTCGGATTAACCTATAGGGCAAACTAGGGGGGAGAGCTTCCGTCCTATGGGTTTGGTGTCGCATTGGGGGATCTGAAGGGCTTGTCGATGGTTGAAGTTCTCAcgtatgcaaaaaaaaaaaacaaaaaagaggtggggggggggggtggggggtgggtgTGTTAAGGCATAAATGTAGGAGAGTTTATAATGtcatatgaaaataaaatttgattaGCTAATAAGGTTGGAGAGATATAGCATTTTGAAATAGAATTTCAAagcaaaattatgaaaaattagaTCTCTGGATCATTCTAAGAATACaacattccattttttttttaatgagaatcaatcatttcaattttgatttcaattcaaGTTCCTGAATTGGGTCCTAATTAATTACCAATCCATATGATCTGTATGATCAACATGCATAGATAATTTATTGAGCAAATTCGTTTAATAAAAAGTAAATTAGtctaataaaaaataagaaatggATTAAGGAAGAAGAAGCAATGAATTTCCTTAGTTTCCATTActacaaaaaaaagaaagaaaaaagaatgtGATTAGTTTGAAAAGATAAAGTATTCTTTTTGCATGAAGCAATGAAataacctttttatttttttttaagcatagttgaaagaaataatggtTGGAAATTATTTCATTACTTAGCTGGTTGTGCAAGTAGGGGAGACAATTTAATTGTGCAAAATAAAAATCTcattatagtttaaaaaaaaatcttattatagtttttttgtttttaaaaatttctatagaaattgaatttttttttaataaatttattatgtaaatattgatgatttagaaaataaattgATATTCTTATAATTATTCAAAAActatagaaataaaaatgaaaacatatCCTAAAACTATATGCTGTCATTATAAAGTAAATGATGGTATCAATCTATAACATAGAATATATAAATAacgattttgctaaaatttcatgCTTACCCGAATAATCACGTTAAATTTTTCAACATGAAAATTTCTGGTCTTGTCCCATTCCATGTTGGTGGCTGGAATTcctatgtaaataaataaaaaaaaaaatagaaagacgTTTATGATTCTTGAAAAATACAATTAACTTTCTACATTTATTTATTGTATGCATAAActaacaaatttatttttttaatttaaaaaaagcaaaaaaaaaaagaaaaagaaaaagaatgattTGGttgcaaaaaattaattaagggtaaaattattatttaatatataaaaaaattaaatgtgaacggtcaataatattattttagagTGACAATAATATTTCTCTAAAAAATTTGAAACATCATAACTTTcacaatttttattatatttttatattgttCCACCTTTCTCCAAAAATAGATAATTCATTAAGTGTTGAAAAAGTTTGGGAAAAGCATTAATATTATATCAAAGGACGATTTCATCTCGCTGTTGAAGATTTGAATTATTAAATTCTTATTAGTTATTAAGGGCATTTTAGGAAGACAAAGCATTCAAAAAGAGTATGCATTAATTATTTGACGCTATTTTTGGCAATTTTGTTGGTTCAAATTTTGTGGGTCCTGCCTTGATACGCAGCATATGCATTTGTAAACTTCAatggaaagaaaaattaaatgacaTTCCTCTCACACAGAAATCCCTATGCATTTATTCATTCACATTTATAACCTTATATTTTATCAATAAATGAGTAATGAAAATTTTCTATTcacaatatttatttttcttaaaaaccgttataaataatttttcaatgcaATCTCAccgcaatatatatatatatatatatatatatatatattctttttcatTTAACCTTTAAACTTTATACTCTGAAATTATTCATAATTTGAATTTGTGTTAATTTGGAAGaaactcaataaaattttatctATTTGCATTTTGTGCGAATCcaataaattcaaatctaaaatttgAAGACCATTTTGTCAGACTCGAACATTGGACTTACGTAATTTGAACATGGAACATATGTTTTATGATATAAGACAACCAGATAGCAATTGGTGTTGGAAAATAAAACACGAATTTTTTAAAAGTAGATTTTACAGTCCCACAATTACTATTTTTCATTAGATGACAAGAAGTTatacaaatattattttgaaagttttaaaccaaaatttaatttattaatttcttGTAAACATTCTAAGTACAGAAGAACTTGTAAAGTTAAAAGATAAAAGAATATATTAACTAAAAACTACATCTTAGAGATGTTAAATTTTACAACttcaatgaaaaaaaattagaaacgcGTATGAGTGTTGTATATATCCTTTACCTTGCGACATTTGTTATGTATTATTAGCTAAAGAACAAATTAATACAGGCAGAGGCCACACCATACCTACTTAAAATGCACCCATTGATAAGCATTTGTCAATTTGAGTTTTGCATTCCAACTCATTACAGCTATTTTGTTATCTCGAGCCATTCTTATTTAGACACGtgtatatataacatatttttcataaaaatataaaaaataatttgggAAATAGACGCTACATATCGACGTGTCACAACTGAATTAGCCGTTGATGTGGACCATGATTTTTAGTGATACAAACCCTAATAAGGCATCTCCTCCTCACTATTAATTGATAAATCCCATAGAAATACAAGGATCCCAAAAAACacaaaaaggaaagaaaacaaaagaaaagaaaagaaaagaaaagaaaagaaaatcctTCCAAATTCCAAAACTTTCTCTCTCTGTCCCTCATACCTCATTTATCCCAACAGAGCCATCGTTCCTTTCTCATTCATCCTCttcccagagagagagagagagagagagatcaacaCAACACgaactctctttttctctttattcccttttcttttccatttctctTCGAGCAAGCAATGGGTTTCAGGTCGGGGCTGATCATCTTTCTCTTGATCGTGGCCATGGTGGCGGAGTCGTCATCATCTTTCTCCGGCGACGCTTCGTGGGATCTTGCCCGTTTCGGGGACGGCGGCGGCGGGTCCTCGGCCACCTGCAGCGGTCTGGTGGGCGACTGCGTGGACGCGGACGAGGAGATGATGATGGAGTCGGAAGCTGCGCGGCGGATACTGGGGAGTGCGAGGAGGAGAATAAGCTACGATGCCCTTCAGAGGGACAGGGTGCCCTGCAGCCGCCGTGGCCGCTCCTACTACAACTGCAGATCCATGGGTAGGGCCAACCCTTACAGACGTGGGTGCAGTTACATTACCAGGTGCTCCAGGTACAACAACTGATCCAACTATCCAAGAGAGTAcagatcagagagagagagagagaaagattcacGTTTCCCTTGAATCTCGTGTGATGAAATGGGAATTTGAATCTTTGGTCTTTAATTTTATATGTTTGCTATTCTTTTTGTTTTAAGACTATTCTTTGGATGGTAATCTCTTCCCGATTAGCCTGGTTGTttatgattatattatatttttatgagATCAGAAAGAGTATGAATAAAgatttttatatacatatatatatgtacttgcTAGGGTTAGATGGTGGGGAAGAGGTTGCCTACTGCCTAGAGAACTGCATTTTTTTTCATCTAATGTTTTCTTCTTATTTGTAACTGTTTGTGGAGAAAATAAAGGTTCATGTGAATTGAAGTGGGTATACTGTGGATCCATACATAAAATTAGGGTTCCATTTGTTGTTGTAtgttgtgtatttttttttttttttgataacccgGGGACTTTAGCCACCATTGCATCACATTGAATACTATGGTGTGGCACCAGACCTCGGAGGGAGGGGGTGAAAGCCATTTACTCATTGACGCACCCCTGGTAATTTGCCGGCGCAATGCCTCAAAAGAAAATCTTGAACCTGTTATTGTTCTCATACAAGTTAACCAACATATCATGATGATTCTTTGTTTTTACTGTTTGCatcttttgttgttgttgttgctacaTTAGGCCTttatttggaacttgaaaaatataagtaaataaaaataaaatataaagaaatgcatttattcatgtttggttattaagtgggagaaatttttttgaaatatataaaatcaataaataaaaatttgactTTACACATTGTTAATATTTGATTTCTCTTGATTCTTGATCATAttagtaatactatatatatatatatatatatatatatatatatatatatatatatatatctcattctTAATGGTATTTGATATAGAGTGAAAAcataatgataaataattttttttccaaaataaaatatttaaaccaAATATACGCTTAAAGAAATGTAAATCCGATTATGCATCACATTCAAAGCTGGCATCATCGCAACTTTCATTTTTGTATATCCCTTCCTTTTATGTGCTTGAATTCCGTTTTCTTCTCTTTCTGCTTTTTGGGAGCTAAAGGAAAAGCTTCCTACCCTAATTACTGAACTCGAGTGAGAGATTTTGAGCCTGATGAACATTTCCAataccgttttttttttttttaactggtAATATTATTatcaggagggggggggggggaaccaaGCAAGATGCTTGGAAACTCTCAACAAACTTACAAAGAAAGGTGAGGAAAAAATCACCTCCCAAGTCAATGAGAAAACAATAGAACACTTTTCAAAGTAAAAAACACCATCACCCTGCAAGCAAACAAGTAAAACTTCCAAACAACTGGAATTAATGTTAAATTGTGGATTTTTTGTGATAAACAAGCATAGACGAAAGCCAGGAGGAAATCGCGGTAGTCAGAAAAGAAGACGGAGATAGATAGGAAGACTAAATTGAACTTTTTGCCAACAAATTGCATAAAATGAGAGCGAATTGTCATAGCTGCAACTACGGAAACCCatgaaaaaaccaaaaataactcAAGGAATAATAGAGGGGAGAAAAGAtcaaaaaagaagagaaaaagcaAAGAAGTAAGCTTGGAAGCCGGACAAATGTGAGCTTTCAAAAAATAACATTTCCCATACCTTTGCCAGTAGGGTTGTGTACAATTGGAGTATGGCAAGAAAAAATGAAGACCTTCGCATTGTGGTTGGGTCATGGATTGATTGCATGCCATAGCTTTCTACTTTTGGCTTGGCCTAGAAACGTTATAGAAAATGACTTGTGTAGGGAGCTTTGCCTTTAGCTTCCAAAAAGcagaaagagaagaaaaagggTTTTAGGCACATAAAAGGAAGGGATATACAAAAATGAAGGATGCGATGATGTGAGCTTTGAATGTGATGCATAATCGA
Coding sequences within:
- the LOC131144189 gene encoding rapid alkalinization factor, which produces MGFRSGLIIFLLIVAMVAESSSSFSGDASWDLARFGDGGGGSSATCSGLVGDCVDADEEMMMESEAARRILGSARRRISYDALQRDRVPCSRRGRSYYNCRSMGRANPYRRGCSYITRCSRYNN